The proteins below come from a single Juglans regia cultivar Chandler chromosome 12, Walnut 2.0, whole genome shotgun sequence genomic window:
- the LOC109020952 gene encoding uncharacterized protein LOC109020952 — MRKLCPNYDREDGLDTVLEVPIPEEMFSNRNGANRSWQNMKSWMKPTAEKSQRSMTTVFGSRNAEIQMLLGVVGAPLIPLPIQCVQQPINRNIKDHPIEVSMAKYIVQQYIAAVGGEKAMSSIDSMYAMGKVRMAASEFSEGEGSLNNKVVKVKSVRHGGGEMGGFVLWQKRPELWCLELVVSGCKISAGSDGKVAWRQTPWHHSHASRGPPRPLRRFLQGLDPLSTAHLFSNSVCIGEKAINDEDCFILKLEAESTTLRARSSNNVEIMRHTVWGYFSQRTGLLVQLEDSHLLRIKASGNEGIFWETTMESLIQDYRTIDGVNIAHAGKTSVSLFRFGESSENHSRTRMEEFWTIEEVDFNIKGLSIDCFLPPADLKKEEESGFTGVLESNTKLPLRIRSASSRISSCKVAAIDVEDSENAESDEEL, encoded by the exons ATGAGGAAGCTCTGTCCAAACTATGATCGAGAAGATGGGCTCGATACAGTCCTCGAGGTCCCAATCCCAGAAGAAATGTTCTCCAACAGGAACGGTGCCAACAGGTCGTGGCAAAACATGAAGTCGTGGATGAAACCAACCGCTGAAAAATCGCAGCGGTCCATGACAACCGTCTTTGGAAGCCGTAACGCGGAGATACAGATGTTGCTCGGCGTCGTTGGAGCCCCGTTAATCCCTCTCCCTATCCAGTGCGTTCAGCAACCCATTAACCGCAACATCAAAGACCATCCTATC GAGGTTTCGATGGCGAAATATATAGTGCAACAATACATAGCAGCAGTTGGGGGAGAGAAGGCTATGAGTTCCATAGACAGCATGTATGCGATGGGCAAGGTGAGAATGGCGGCGTCGGAGTTCTCCGAAGGAGAAGGGAGCTTGAACAACAAGGTGGTGAAGGTGAAGAGCGTGAGACATGGGGGTGGAGAGATGGGAGGATTTGTTCTATGGCAGAAGAGGCCAGAGCTGTGGTGCTTGGAGCTCGTTGTCTCCGGGTGCAAAATCAGTGCCGGGAGCGATGGAAAAGTGGCTTGGAGGCAGACCCCTTGGCACCACTCTCACGCTTCCCGTGGCCCACCTAGGCCCCTTAGACGTTTCTTGCAG GGTCTCGATCCACTGTCCACGGCACACTTGTTCTCCAATTCTGTCTGTATTGGCGAGAAGGCAATCAACGATGAAGACTGTTTCATACTAAAACTCGAAGCTGAATCCACGACGCTAAGAGCAAGAAGCAGCAACAATGTAGAAATAATGAGGCACACAGTGTGGGGCTACTTCAGCCAAAGAACAGGCCTCCTAGTGCAGCTTGAAGACTCTCACCTCCTCAGAATCAAAGCCTCAGGAAACGAAGGCATCTTTTGGGAGACAACCATGGAGTCATTGATCCAAGACTACCGAACCATAGACGGCGTAAACATTGCACATGCTGGCAAGACCTCGGTATCTCTGTTCAGGTTCGGTGAGAGCTCGGAAAATCATTCTAGGACTCGCATGGAAGAGTTTTGGACAATCGAAGAAGTCGACTTTAACATAAAAGGGTTGTCCATAGATTGCTTCCTGCCACCTGCTGACCtgaagaaagaggaagaatcTGGGTTTACTGGTGTACTAGAAAGCAACACGAAGTTACCATTAAGGATTAGATCGGCTTCGTCTAGGATTAGTTCCTGTAAGGTAGCTGCCATCGATGTCGAAGACTCCGAGAACGCTGAGAGTGATGAAGAACTGTGA
- the LOC109021823 gene encoding uncharacterized protein LOC109021823 — translation MATVEKSHVVDVEGSDCRSSGVGVCDVYFHSGERSDKEQRCSKGSGTEIVGVSEKQKGSSASDYSVEVEVDLEGEVPDVKLHLAKVERDCRICHLSFDAANLESGVPIELGCSCKDDLAAAHKQCAEAWFKIKGNKTCEICGSIAHNVAGVNDTELMVQWDETNDATATAPMHQTESRRFWQGHRFLNFLLACMVFAFVISWLFHFNVPS, via the exons ATGGCGACTGTCGAGAAATCCCATGTTGTCGATGTGGAGGGAAGTGATTGCCGGAGCTCGGGCGTCGGTGTCTGTGACGTCTACTTCCATTCTGGCGAACGTTCAGATAAGGAGCAGAGGTGTTCAAAAGGATCTGGGACTGAGATTGTGGGGGTGTCTGAGAAGCAGAAGGGATCCTCTGCGTCAGACTATTctgtggaggtggaggtggattTGGAAGGCGAAGTGCCCGACGTTAAGCTACATTTGGCAAAAGTGGAGAGGGATTGTAGGATTTGTCATCTGAGCTTCGATGCCGCCAATCTGGAATCTGGGGTACCCATTGAGTTGGGATGTTCTTGTAAGGATGATTTGGCTGCTGCCCACAAGCAGTGTGCTGAAGCTTGGTTCAAGATTAAGGGAAACAA GACTTGTGAGATCTGTGGATCAATTGCACACAATGTTGCTGGTGTGAATGATACTGAGTTGATGGTGCAGTGGGACGAGACGAATGATGCTACAGCAACAGCACCTATGCACCAAACAGAGTCTCGGCGCTTTTGGCAGGGTCACCGGTTTCTGAATTTTCTGCTTGCTTGTATGGTCTTTGCATTTGTCATCTCTTGGCTCTTTCACTTCAATGTACCTTCATGA
- the LOC109020953 gene encoding 17.3 kDa class I heat shock protein-like, with translation MSMIPSIFGRRSNIFDPFSLEVWDPFEGFPFPQRSEVPSSSEMSSFAHAKVDWKETPTAHIFKADVPGLKKEEVKVEVEDGRILQISGERNREHEQKTDTWHRVERSSGKFARRFRLPENAKANEVKAAMEDGVLTVTVPKEEVKRPDIKSIQISG, from the coding sequence ATGTCGATGATTCCATCCATTTTCGGACGCCGATCCAACATCTTCGACCCATTCTCATTGGAGGTGTGGGACCCGTTTGAGGGTTTTCCCTTCCCTCAACGCTCCGAGGTCCCTTCTTCCTCCGAGATGTCTTCGTTCGCGCACGCTAAGGTCGACTGGAAGGAGACCCCGACCGCTCACATCTTCAAGGCGGACGTGCCGGGACTGAAGAAGGAAGAGGTTAAGGTGGAGGTCGAGGACGGACGGATCCTCCAGATCAGTGGGGAAAGGAATCGCGAGCACGAGCAGAAGACAGATACCTGGCACCGCGTGGAGCGTAGTAGCGGGAAGTTCGCAAGGAGGTTCAGGTTGCCAGAGAACGCCAAGGCCAATGAGGTGAAAGCAGCCATGGAGGATGGAGTGCTCACTGTGACCGTGCCCAAGGAGGAAGTCAAGAGGCCTGATATTAAGTCCATACAGATTTCTGGTTAG